From Meiothermus sp. CFH 77666, one genomic window encodes:
- a CDS encoding thioesterase family protein: MYFPVRVPLEVRFSDLDTLKHVNNAVYLTYDEVARGHYLRRAGATIDSGHFVMARAEVDYIQPILFEQQVEIALRVERVGNSSFRTHSEIWANGALAARIKVVVVWLEDGKPARIPDWLREAIRTLETEPVEGL; this comes from the coding sequence ATGTATTTTCCGGTGCGTGTCCCCCTCGAGGTGCGTTTCAGCGACCTGGACACCCTCAAACACGTCAACAACGCGGTTTACCTGACCTACGACGAGGTGGCGCGGGGCCACTACCTGCGGCGGGCCGGGGCTACCATAGACAGCGGCCATTTCGTGATGGCGCGGGCCGAGGTGGACTACATTCAACCCATCCTGTTCGAGCAGCAGGTGGAGATTGCCCTGCGGGTGGAGCGGGTGGGCAACTCGAGCTTCCGCACCCATAGCGAGATCTGGGCCAATGGAGCCCTGGCCGCCCGCATCAAGGTGGTGGTGGTCTGGCTGGAAGACGGTAAACCTGCCCGCATCCCCGACTGGTTGCGCGAGGCCATCCGAACCCTGGAAACCGAGCCGGTCGAGGGCTTGTGA
- a CDS encoding DJ-1/PfpI family protein: MRMGVLLTPGFLEAEAALTLEVARLLGWERFTLARGRTALEGSAGAVWTPRYTFAARPELDLLVIPGGPQMRKLGRDAEHQDWLGEVWEGLRAVFAGANGVLFLWEAGQVSGQVAAHPIAEEALAGTALERCKEPYHWQGKVCTTRGYLALAGAVLDWAGFAQEARAHLGLGE, encoded by the coding sequence ATGCGAATGGGCGTTTTGCTCACACCGGGTTTCCTCGAGGCCGAGGCGGCCCTGACGCTCGAGGTGGCCCGGCTCCTGGGCTGGGAGCGGTTCACCCTGGCACGGGGACGCACCGCCCTGGAAGGCAGCGCGGGCGCGGTCTGGACGCCCAGGTACACCTTCGCCGCCAGGCCCGAACTGGATTTGCTGGTGATTCCCGGCGGCCCCCAGATGCGAAAACTGGGGCGCGATGCGGAGCACCAGGACTGGTTGGGCGAGGTGTGGGAGGGCCTGCGGGCGGTGTTCGCCGGGGCCAATGGGGTGCTTTTTTTGTGGGAGGCCGGACAGGTCTCGGGCCAGGTCGCCGCTCACCCCATTGCCGAAGAAGCCCTGGCCGGAACCGCATTAGAGCGCTGTAAAGAACCCTACCACTGGCAGGGCAAGGTCTGTACCACCAGGGGCTACCTGGCCCTGGCCGGGGCCGTGCTGGACTGGGCCGGGTTCGCCCAGGAAGCCAGGGCCCATCTTGGCTTGGGCGAATGA
- a CDS encoding MBL fold metallo-hydrolase encodes MNTPPPITVVNVGYRSTNYWVVSAGTSRLLVDIGWPGTLGTLKAHLARVGIPLCEIRYALATHYHIDHAGLAEELKREGVQLLVLEVQLEAIPIMKTWTKPGDHYLDITEHGNIIISFEQSRLLLGQMGIAGEILHTPGHTDHCVSLVLDNGFAFTGDLPAEAYAFDNPVALASWQRLRAKGATSIYPAHGPVWPIGEAPSTPSS; translated from the coding sequence ATGAATACCCCACCGCCCATTACCGTTGTGAATGTGGGCTACCGCTCTACCAACTACTGGGTTGTAAGCGCGGGCACCTCGCGCTTGCTGGTGGACATCGGCTGGCCCGGAACCCTTGGAACCCTGAAGGCCCATCTTGCCAGGGTGGGCATCCCCCTCTGCGAGATTCGCTACGCCCTGGCTACCCACTACCACATAGACCATGCGGGGCTTGCCGAGGAGCTCAAGCGGGAGGGGGTTCAACTGCTGGTGCTCGAGGTTCAGCTCGAGGCCATCCCCATCATGAAAACCTGGACGAAGCCAGGAGATCACTACCTGGACATCACGGAGCACGGCAACATCATCATCTCATTCGAGCAGAGCCGCCTGCTCCTGGGCCAGATGGGAATTGCTGGCGAAATCCTGCATACGCCAGGCCACACCGACCACTGCGTCTCGCTTGTACTGGACAACGGCTTTGCCTTCACCGGCGACCTCCCGGCAGAGGCCTATGCTTTCGATAACCCCGTCGCACTGGCAAGCTGGCAACGCCTGCGAGCAAAGGGGGCAACCAGCATATACCCCGCCCACGGGCCGGTGTGGCCCATTGGGGAAGCGCCCAGTACGCCATCCTCTTGA
- a CDS encoding peptidase S10 encodes MPEETKTTETKPTPQDQLTTTQHSIRIGGKELRYSVTCGTVVLREESEKDGTAEGHKPKATVFFVAYTKEGVSDRSQRPITFSFNGGPGSSSVWLHLGLLGPKRVEMGDAGALTPPPYRLVDNEHTLLEVSDLVFIDPVGTGYSRMVEGEKTREYHGFKRDLESVGEFIRLYTHRYGRWTSPKYLIGESYGTTRAAGLSGYLQERHGMYLNGLMLVSSILEFSTARFGPGNDLPHILFLPTFSATAWYHGKLPKDLQQKPLKALLKEVEAFAEGEYTLALMQGSKLASAEQKRIAQKLARYTGLTEAYVLASNLRLEIFRFTKELLRAERKTVGRLDSRFTGTDRDAAGAAFEYDPSYAAIQGPYTATLNQYVRQDLGFESDLPYEILSNLYQNWSYKEFENQYLNVAETLRKAICMNPFLRVYVGSGYYDLATPYFATDYTLNHLSLEPHLQQNIQVHYYPAGHMMYVHLPSLARQAADLKAFVQGERKPTRKSKAQARR; translated from the coding sequence ATGCCGGAAGAAACCAAAACCACCGAGACCAAACCCACGCCGCAAGATCAGCTCACCACCACCCAGCACAGCATCCGCATTGGAGGGAAGGAACTGCGCTACAGCGTAACCTGCGGAACTGTGGTGCTGCGCGAAGAATCGGAAAAGGACGGCACCGCCGAGGGGCACAAACCCAAGGCCACAGTGTTTTTCGTGGCCTACACCAAAGAGGGCGTAAGTGACCGCAGCCAGCGACCCATTACCTTTTCCTTCAACGGGGGGCCGGGTTCGTCCTCGGTCTGGCTGCACCTGGGCCTACTGGGCCCCAAACGGGTGGAGATGGGCGACGCCGGGGCCCTCACCCCCCCGCCTTACCGGCTGGTAGACAACGAACACACCCTGCTCGAGGTGAGCGACCTGGTCTTCATCGACCCGGTCGGTACGGGCTATAGCCGCATGGTGGAGGGCGAGAAAACCCGGGAGTACCACGGCTTCAAGCGCGACCTCGAGAGCGTGGGGGAGTTTATCCGCCTCTACACCCACCGCTACGGGCGCTGGACCAGCCCCAAGTACCTGATCGGCGAGAGCTACGGCACCACCCGGGCGGCGGGCCTGTCGGGCTATCTGCAAGAGCGGCACGGCATGTACCTGAACGGCCTCATGCTGGTCAGCAGCATTCTGGAGTTCTCCACCGCCCGCTTTGGCCCCGGCAACGACCTGCCGCACATCCTGTTCCTGCCCACCTTTAGCGCCACCGCCTGGTATCACGGCAAGCTTCCCAAAGACCTCCAACAAAAACCGCTAAAGGCCCTCTTGAAGGAAGTGGAAGCCTTTGCCGAAGGCGAGTACACCCTGGCCCTGATGCAAGGCAGCAAACTGGCCTCCGCCGAGCAAAAGCGCATCGCTCAGAAGCTGGCCCGCTACACCGGCCTAACAGAAGCGTACGTACTAGCCAGCAACCTGCGCCTGGAGATCTTCCGCTTCACCAAGGAGCTTCTGCGTGCCGAGCGCAAAACCGTGGGTCGGCTGGACAGCCGCTTTACCGGCACCGACCGCGACGCCGCCGGGGCTGCCTTCGAGTACGACCCCAGTTATGCCGCCATTCAGGGGCCCTACACCGCCACCCTCAACCAGTACGTGCGGCAAGACCTGGGCTTCGAGAGCGACCTGCCCTACGAAATTCTCTCCAACCTGTACCAGAACTGGAGCTACAAGGAGTTCGAGAACCAGTACCTGAATGTGGCCGAGACCCTCCGCAAGGCCATCTGCATGAACCCCTTCCTGCGGGTGTATGTAGGCAGCGGCTACTACGACCTGGCCACCCCCTACTTTGCCACCGACTACACCCTGAACCACCTGAGCCTGGAACCCCACCTGCAACAAAACATCCAGGTACACTACTACCCCGCCGGCCACATGATGTACGTGCACCTGCCCTCGCTGGCCCGGCAAGCCGCCGACCTGAAGGCGTTTGTGCAGGGTGAACGCAAGCCGACCCGGAAAAGTAAGGCCCAAGCCAGACGGTAA
- a CDS encoding S41 family peptidase produces MDKRRFWGVVLVLWAGLGLASPAQDLLSEVSRLLNDYYGGFSQVRPQELRQKYQGELEKICAQEVVCPANKAYTVIASLVAEIGDRHTRYFTPEDYAEVQRRLAGTSSSRPQLGVQLQVVPGLEGLLVIEVSAETPAEEAGLRRGDRILAVNGEPLPQAEAERSNFLRERLSAGGPVSLTIQRVQQRFEVEVRPRIISLRQLPSLSLRSDGVAVLRIPSFSGYQQVGPRIHELVRQAQAAGAKGMVIDLRNNGGGVLSECLVGAGAFVEETYRRLQDNMRASEQGYKDGYYYFRSGGRDRPQYEVQAVRWTGPVVVLVNERTASCAEYFTFDLQEGRQAPVIGQPTAGVGNTATIFLRLSDGSGLQVTTSRAQRKDGSFYPDRVTPSISFADDFQALAEGRDLMLEKAIELLMGVNVGVEQE; encoded by the coding sequence ATGGACAAACGGCGGTTTTGGGGGGTCGTGCTGGTGTTGTGGGCGGGGCTCGGTCTGGCCAGCCCGGCCCAGGATTTGCTCAGCGAAGTGAGTCGTTTGCTGAACGACTACTACGGGGGTTTTTCGCAGGTCAGGCCGCAGGAACTGCGGCAGAAGTACCAGGGGGAGCTCGAGAAAATCTGCGCCCAGGAGGTGGTTTGCCCTGCGAACAAAGCCTACACGGTGATTGCCTCGCTGGTGGCTGAAATCGGGGATCGCCACACCCGCTACTTCACCCCAGAAGACTACGCCGAAGTCCAGCGGCGCCTGGCTGGAACCAGCAGCAGTCGCCCCCAACTGGGCGTGCAGCTCCAGGTGGTGCCGGGGCTCGAGGGCCTGCTGGTGATAGAGGTGAGCGCCGAAACCCCTGCGGAGGAAGCGGGTTTGCGCCGGGGGGATCGCATCCTGGCGGTGAATGGCGAGCCCTTGCCCCAGGCCGAAGCAGAGCGTAGCAACTTCCTGCGCGAGCGCCTGAGCGCAGGAGGGCCGGTCAGCCTGACCATCCAGCGGGTGCAGCAGCGTTTCGAGGTGGAGGTGCGCCCCAGGATTATCTCCCTGCGGCAGCTACCCTCGCTCAGCCTGCGTTCGGATGGGGTGGCGGTCTTGCGCATTCCCTCGTTCAGCGGCTATCAGCAGGTGGGGCCGCGCATTCACGAACTCGTACGCCAGGCCCAGGCGGCGGGGGCCAAAGGCATGGTCATAGACCTGCGCAACAACGGCGGCGGGGTGCTGAGCGAGTGCCTGGTGGGGGCGGGGGCCTTTGTCGAGGAGACCTACCGGCGCTTGCAGGACAACATGCGCGCCAGTGAGCAGGGCTACAAAGACGGCTACTACTACTTCCGCTCGGGGGGCCGAGACCGCCCGCAGTACGAGGTGCAGGCGGTTCGCTGGACAGGCCCGGTGGTGGTGCTGGTGAACGAGCGCACCGCTTCGTGTGCGGAATACTTCACCTTCGACTTACAGGAAGGCCGCCAGGCCCCGGTGATTGGGCAGCCCACTGCCGGGGTGGGCAATACCGCCACCATTTTCTTGCGCCTGAGCGATGGCTCGGGCCTGCAGGTGACCACCTCGAGGGCCCAGCGCAAGGACGGCAGCTTTTACCCCGACCGCGTAACCCCCAGCATAAGCTTTGCCGACGACTTTCAGGCCCTGGCCGAAGGGCGCGACCTGATGCTGGAAAAAGCCATTGAGCTCTTGATGGGCGTGAATGTGGGGGTTGAGCAAGAGTAG